A genomic region of Saccopteryx bilineata isolate mSacBil1 chromosome 1, mSacBil1_pri_phased_curated, whole genome shotgun sequence contains the following coding sequences:
- the LOC136320831 gene encoding olfactory receptor 5B21-like produces the protein MTPGELALARGNHTPVTQFILLGFSNYPDVQGLLFGAFLLIYAVTVAGNLGMMALILTDSHLHSPMYFFLSVLYFLDICYSSVVTPKLLVNFLASDKYISFEGCVVQLAFFAVHVTAESFLLASMAYDRFVAICRPLEYSSVMTKGTCLWLVAASYAFGGANSALQTGNVFALPFCGPNQVTHYFCDILPLLRLACANTATARVVLSISSALVTLLPAAVILASYSLVLAAIGRMHSAAGREKVLSTCASHFLAISIFYGTVVFTYVQPHGFTNDTSDQVVSIFYTIIIPMLNPFIYSLRNQEVKDALQRKLHVNIFPR, from the coding sequence ATGACACCTGGAGAACTAGCCCTTGCCCGTGGCAATCACACCCCAGTTACCCAGTTCATCTTGCTGGGATTCTCCAATTACCCAGACGTCCAGGGGCTTCTTTTTGGAGCCTTCCTGCTCATCTACGCCGTAACAGTGGCAGGCAACCTGGGAATGATGGCGCTCATCCTCACAGACTCCCATCTCCATAGccccatgtacttcttcctcagTGTCCTCTATTTCCTTGATATTTGCTACTCTTCTGTGGTCACTCCCAAGCTGTTGGTCAACTTTCTGGCCTCTGATAAGTACATCTCTTTTGAGGGCTGCGTGGTCCAGCTGGCCTTCTTTGCGGTGCACGTCACAGCTGAGAGCTTCCTGCTAGCCTCCATGGCTTATGACCGCTTCGTGGCCATCTGCCGACCCCTCGAGTACAGTTCCGTTATGACCAAGGGGACCTGTCTCTGGCTGGTGGCTGCTTCCTATGCATTCGGTGGAGCTAACTCTGCTCTCCAGACTGGGAATGTCTTCGCTCTGCCTTTCTGCGGGCCCAACCAGGTGACACACTACTTCTGTGACATCCTACCCCTTCTCCGCCTGGCGTGTGCCAACACGGCCACAGCAAGAGTGGTCCTCTCTATCTCCTCTGCTCTGGTTACCCTTCTGCCGGCTGCAGTCATCCTCGCCTCCTACAGCTTGGTCCTGGCGGCCATTGGGAGAATGCACTCGGCGGCTGGGAGGGAGAAGGTCCTCTCTACGTGTGCCTCCCACTTCCTGGCCATCAGCATTTTCTATGGCACTGTGGTTTTCACGTACGTTCAGCCTCATGGATTCACTAATGATACCAGTGACCAAGTAGTGTCCATCTTCTACACCATCATAATTCCCATGCTCAATCCCTTCATCTACAGCCTCCGAAATCAGGAGGTGAAGGACGCCCTGCAGAGGAAGCTCCACGTCAACATCTTTCCCCGCTGA